The Phoenix dactylifera cultivar Barhee BC4 chromosome 15, palm_55x_up_171113_PBpolish2nd_filt_p, whole genome shotgun sequence genome contains a region encoding:
- the LOC103704203 gene encoding GDP-mannose transporter GONST3-like, giving the protein MSTNEAETLKDTSSSGTGEVSSTSKNEVTWNDTLVNLAQQASVYGVAAGYCISASLLSIINKWAVTKFPYPGALTALQYFTSAFGVLLCGRLKLVDHDPLDLMTMWKFLPAATIFYLSLFTNSELLLHANVDTFIVFRSAVPIFVAIGETLYLKQPWPMLRTWMSLATIFGGSVIYVLTDYQFTVTAYSWALAYLASMTIDFVYIKHVVMTVGLNTWGLVLYNNLEALMLFPLELLIMGELNKMKHEISDESDWYSFGVVLPVALSCLFGLSISFFGFSCRRAISATGFTVLGIVNKLLTVVINLVIWDKHSTLVGTIGLLICMSGGVLYQQSTSKPKATKNETKAPINDEEEQQLLEMRNIDTDSTEKKHVIVSEDPK; this is encoded by the coding sequence ATGTCTACTAATGAAGCTGAGACTCTGAAGGACACTTCTTCAAGTGGTACAGGCGAAGTTTCTTCCACATCAAAAAATGAGGTGACCTGGAATGACACACTAGTAAATTTAGCACAGCAAGCATCGGTATATGGAGTAGCTGCTGGCTACTGCATATCAGCATCACTCCTTTCCATAATCAACAAATGGGCAGTCACGAAATTTCCATACCCAGGTGCTTTGACTGCCTTGCAATATTTCACTAGTGCATTTGGAGTTCTATTATGTGGACGTCTCAAACTTGTGGACCATGACCCCCTTGACCTCATGACCATGTGGAAGTTCTTGCCTGCTGCTACCAtcttctatctctctctcttcacaaATAGCGAATTACTCCTCCATGCCAATGTTGATACTTTCATTGTGTTCCGATCTGCTGTTCCCATATTTGTAGCCATTGGAGAGACACTCTACCTGAAGCAGCCATGGCCCATGCTTCGGACATGGATGTCACTTGCCACTATCTTTGGAGGCAGTGTGATCTATGTCCTGACAGATTACCAATTCACTGTGACTGCCTACAGTTGGGCTTTGGCTTATCTTGCGAGCATGACAATAGATTTCGTGTACATTAAGCATGTCGTCATGACCGTAGGGCTTAACACATGGGGCCTGGTGCTCTACAACAACCTGGAAGCACTGATGCTGTTTCCCCTGGAGCTGCTTATAATGGGAGAGTTGAATAAGATGAAGCATGAGATCTCTGATGAATCCGACTGGTACTCATTTGGCGTGGTTTTGCCCGTGGCCCTATCATGCTTGTTTGGTTTGTCTATTTCCttctttgggttctcttgcagACGGGCAATCTCAGCAACTGGCTTCACAGTGCTTGGAATAGTGAACAAGCTTCTGACTGTTGTGATAAATTTGGTCATCTGGGATAAGCATTCCACCCTGGTGGGAACGATTGGTCTCTTGATATGCATGTCTGGAGGTGTCCTCTATCAGCAGTCTACCTCCAAGCCTAAGGCAACTAAAAATGAAACCAAGGCCCCAATCAATGATGAGGAGGAGCAGCAATTGCTAGAAATGCGGAATATAGATACTGATTCAACTGAAAAAAAGCATGTTATTGTTTCAGAAGACCCAAAATGA